Proteins encoded together in one Marinobacter salsuginis window:
- a CDS encoding imelysin family protein: MQPITRLLCTFILAATSPLVWASDATSQARQQWYEGIVTGYQSLKKETGALAERARDYCRNPAPQSREQLEAAWLDAFLAWQRVRFVDFGPVENNNLSWQFQFWPDPKNLVARKAAYLTGDEEPITPQVISQSGVAVQGFPMIEYLLFDQTFNTGDNKLPAPRTCELLTGVAAHVESNGDELMTRWQAFRPHYLKTDQYFDTTVRAGMAALEILEERRLAQPMGLRGNGKRNPYIADAWRSGETLKTIEATVDGLNQFFLPGLTTALESNEEKHLAERIRNQFNEVQQNFPGAYFPMATALDEEVQFRVLQGLYVDVSQLTILVNDQAAVALNVVRGFNSSDGD; this comes from the coding sequence ATGCAACCGATCACCAGACTGCTGTGCACATTTATCCTCGCAGCAACGTCGCCCCTGGTGTGGGCAAGCGATGCCACCAGCCAGGCCCGCCAGCAATGGTATGAGGGCATTGTCACTGGCTATCAGTCGCTGAAAAAAGAAACGGGCGCTTTGGCTGAACGCGCCCGGGACTACTGCCGGAATCCTGCCCCGCAAAGCCGGGAACAACTGGAAGCCGCCTGGCTGGATGCCTTCCTGGCCTGGCAGCGGGTGCGCTTTGTCGATTTCGGACCGGTCGAAAACAACAATCTTTCCTGGCAGTTCCAGTTCTGGCCCGACCCGAAGAATCTGGTCGCGCGGAAAGCAGCTTACCTGACCGGCGACGAGGAACCGATCACTCCGCAGGTGATCAGCCAATCCGGCGTGGCCGTTCAGGGCTTCCCGATGATTGAATACCTGCTGTTCGATCAGACATTTAATACCGGGGATAACAAACTGCCCGCCCCCCGGACCTGCGAACTGCTGACCGGCGTGGCTGCCCACGTAGAGAGCAACGGCGACGAATTAATGACCCGATGGCAGGCCTTCAGGCCTCACTACTTGAAGACCGACCAGTACTTTGACACTACCGTCCGCGCAGGGATGGCCGCACTGGAGATCCTGGAGGAGCGCCGACTGGCCCAACCAATGGGTCTGCGCGGGAATGGAAAGCGCAATCCCTACATCGCGGACGCCTGGCGCAGCGGCGAAACGCTGAAGACCATCGAGGCCACAGTCGATGGCCTGAACCAGTTCTTTTTGCCAGGGCTCACGACAGCGCTTGAAAGCAACGAAGAGAAGCACCTTGCGGAGCGCATTCGTAATCAGTTCAACGAAGTTCAGCAAAACTTTCCTGGTGCCTATTTTCCCATGGCAACGGCGCTCGACGAAGAAGTCCAATTCCGGGTCCTTCAGGGCCTCTACGTGGACGTTTCGCAGTTGACCATTCTGGTGAATGACCAGGCGGCGGTTGCTCTCAACGTAGTAAGAGGCTTCAACTCGAGCGATGGCGACTGA
- the dctP gene encoding TRAP transporter substrate-binding protein DctP encodes MPAARIRFWPLSIALVIALAGCSDSQTDHGPEAAKAPEAPEYPVTWRFALEEIEGSVQHAYAEALKERIEERSEGKIEVDIFPYGSLGTSAQLTELVKNGSVSLAFASPGHLANTIPEVGLFTLHYVLPDDAEVTRQLLASPELLNLFEQPYADQNMKLLGFVPEGWMAWTANKALRTPDDFNGQRIRTMTSDMAEEAFRAYGAEPSQIPYSQVYSNLQLRKIDGQSNPVFAIEEMDFYEVQSTMTLARPAQFVASVVSNLDWYNALPENQQQWLDNGLNDVAQIAWETQEELNQTRLEKMLEEGHLKVVRLTDAEREAFRQASMPVRDLYLERTGESGQRIFERLQQLIEELDANKPE; translated from the coding sequence ATGCCCGCTGCCCGTATCAGGTTCTGGCCATTAAGCATCGCCTTGGTCATTGCGCTGGCCGGCTGCTCAGACAGCCAAACCGACCATGGGCCGGAGGCCGCCAAGGCACCGGAAGCGCCCGAATACCCCGTCACCTGGCGCTTCGCCCTGGAAGAAATCGAGGGTAGCGTTCAACACGCCTATGCCGAAGCCCTGAAAGAACGCATAGAAGAACGTTCTGAAGGCAAGATTGAAGTCGATATCTTTCCCTACGGCTCTCTCGGCACCTCGGCGCAGCTCACCGAACTCGTCAAGAACGGTTCGGTCAGTCTTGCCTTCGCCTCTCCCGGGCACCTGGCCAACACCATCCCGGAAGTGGGCCTTTTCACTCTGCACTATGTTCTGCCGGACGACGCTGAGGTGACCCGACAGCTTCTGGCGAGTCCGGAACTCCTTAATCTGTTTGAACAGCCCTATGCCGACCAGAACATGAAACTGCTTGGCTTCGTGCCAGAGGGCTGGATGGCCTGGACGGCCAACAAGGCGCTGCGCACACCGGACGATTTCAATGGCCAGCGGATACGCACCATGACATCCGACATGGCCGAGGAAGCCTTTCGAGCCTATGGCGCCGAACCGAGTCAGATCCCCTATTCACAGGTCTACAGCAACCTTCAGCTACGTAAGATCGATGGCCAGAGCAATCCCGTTTTTGCCATCGAGGAAATGGATTTCTATGAAGTGCAGAGCACCATGACGCTTGCCCGGCCGGCACAGTTCGTTGCCTCCGTGGTCTCGAATCTTGATTGGTACAACGCGTTGCCGGAAAACCAGCAACAATGGCTTGATAACGGTCTCAACGATGTTGCGCAGATTGCCTGGGAGACCCAGGAGGAACTGAATCAGACCCGGCTGGAAAAAATGTTGGAAGAAGGACACCTGAAAGTTGTCCGCCTGACAGATGCAGAGCGGGAGGCATTTCGGCAAGCCAGCATGCCTGTGCGTGACCTCTATCTGGAACGCACCGGCGAGAGCGGCCAGCGTATTTTCGAGCGTTTGCAACAACTGATCGAAGAGCTGGACGCCAATAAGCCGGAGTAG
- a CDS encoding DMT family transporter produces the protein MKNQKQAMLYGLGTVLLWSTVATAFKLSLRELAPVQMLLIACSASVVVMAVILMLQGRWHLVFSLSRKQYAQSFGMGLINPCLYYFLLFGAFDRLPAQEAQPLNYTWALVLAYMSVPFLGHRLRKLDIVAGLICYAGVVVIATRGAVTSLSFEDPLGVSLALGSTVVWASYWIIATRDTRDPVVGLFLNFLCGLPVILLICWWTEGLDFASGTSLAAAVYVGVFEMGIAFVLWSYAMKKAENTSKVSNLIFISPFLSLVFIYFILGEHILPSTYIGLVLIMMGLWIQQKKVKDREEALNLG, from the coding sequence ATGAAAAACCAGAAGCAGGCGATGCTTTATGGCCTGGGCACGGTGCTATTGTGGTCAACAGTGGCAACCGCTTTCAAGCTGTCGCTCAGGGAGCTGGCGCCCGTTCAGATGCTGTTGATTGCCTGCAGTGCGTCTGTGGTCGTCATGGCCGTCATTCTGATGCTGCAGGGGCGCTGGCATCTGGTGTTTTCTCTCAGTCGCAAACAGTACGCCCAGTCGTTCGGCATGGGGCTGATCAATCCCTGCCTGTACTATTTTTTGTTGTTCGGGGCGTTTGACAGGTTGCCGGCCCAGGAAGCGCAACCGCTGAATTACACCTGGGCGCTGGTATTGGCCTACATGTCGGTGCCTTTTCTTGGGCACCGGCTGCGCAAGCTCGATATTGTGGCGGGCCTGATCTGTTACGCCGGCGTAGTGGTCATTGCCACCCGTGGAGCGGTGACTTCGCTGAGTTTCGAGGATCCTCTGGGTGTATCTCTCGCCCTCGGCAGTACCGTGGTCTGGGCGTCCTACTGGATTATTGCCACCCGGGATACCCGCGATCCGGTGGTTGGCCTGTTCCTGAATTTTCTGTGTGGGCTCCCGGTGATTCTGCTGATTTGCTGGTGGACGGAAGGTCTGGACTTTGCCTCGGGAACGTCGCTCGCCGCTGCGGTTTACGTTGGTGTGTTTGAGATGGGTATTGCCTTTGTGCTCTGGTCCTACGCCATGAAAAAGGCAGAGAACACGTCGAAAGTCAGCAATCTGATTTTCATCTCTCCTTTCCTGTCACTGGTGTTCATCTATTTCATTCTGGGGGAGCATATTCTGCCCTCCACCTACATTGGCCTGGTTCTTATCATGATGGGGCTCTGGATCCAGCAGAAAAAAGTCAAAGACAGGGAAGAGGCGTTAAATCTTGGCTAG
- a CDS encoding alpha/beta hydrolase has translation MYWKTDTIEIPDWDRHSLLDRLEPFDPACARDLSDEMVAYCRFYGLDLWVEHPDVAYHQGYVNACDHEVMVHYFRLPEQAGERGTVFIMHGYFDHVGLYSQLIDRCLGAGFDVLAYDQPGHGLSSGTPAAIGSFLEYQGVLTDVMAKVRDKVRQPWFAVGQSTGGAILIDYLLSNQHNQQTSDFRKVVLLAPLVRPAGWLGAKVLHSIAKPFISRWRRVFAENSGNSRFLRFLREHDPLQARAVHVDWVSALRKWVPHIESARPVDFPVTVVQGEKDLTVDWQHNLRIIRNKFSAVEELKIPDGRHHLVNEAQDLQATVFNTIIDTFTNSAERTR, from the coding sequence GTGTACTGGAAAACAGATACCATAGAAATACCGGATTGGGACAGGCACTCGCTTCTGGACAGGCTCGAACCCTTCGATCCGGCCTGCGCGCGGGATCTCAGCGACGAAATGGTCGCCTACTGCCGCTTTTACGGTCTGGATCTCTGGGTGGAGCACCCGGACGTTGCCTACCATCAGGGTTACGTAAACGCATGTGATCACGAGGTCATGGTGCATTATTTCCGGTTGCCGGAGCAGGCAGGTGAACGCGGTACAGTGTTTATTATGCATGGCTACTTCGATCATGTTGGACTGTACAGCCAGTTGATTGACCGCTGTCTGGGCGCCGGCTTTGATGTGCTGGCTTATGATCAACCGGGACATGGTCTTTCCAGCGGCACGCCGGCGGCGATTGGAAGTTTTCTCGAATACCAGGGTGTCTTGACAGATGTGATGGCCAAGGTCAGAGACAAGGTACGCCAGCCCTGGTTTGCGGTGGGCCAGAGCACCGGTGGCGCGATCCTGATCGACTATCTGTTGTCCAATCAGCACAATCAGCAGACCTCGGATTTTCGGAAAGTAGTGCTGCTGGCGCCACTGGTAAGGCCGGCGGGCTGGTTAGGAGCCAAGGTACTCCATAGCATCGCCAAACCGTTCATTTCCCGCTGGCGCCGGGTGTTTGCGGAGAACAGCGGTAATAGCCGTTTTCTGAGGTTTCTGCGTGAACACGATCCGCTCCAGGCCAGGGCGGTACACGTAGATTGGGTGAGTGCGTTGCGAAAGTGGGTGCCCCATATCGAATCGGCCCGGCCTGTCGACTTTCCCGTGACCGTCGTGCAAGGTGAAAAGGACCTGACAGTCGATTGGCAACATAATTTGCGCATTATCCGGAATAAATTTTCGGCGGTGGAGGAACTGAAAATCCCTGACGGACGTCATCATCTTGTGAACGAAGCTCAGGATTTACAGGCAACCGTATTCAATACCATCATTGATACATTCACGAATTCGGCAGAAAGGACCCGTTGA
- a CDS encoding DUF1513 domain-containing protein, whose product MRLHRRTLLKASVGGGIALALTGCSMLPRKASGEPDHYAGAIGLPDGSFGVSAFDRTGNVLWQTPVQTRCHSGCNRPARGETLFFDRRPGWSFYVFDTTTGAFKHRIDAAAGEHFVGHGVFSLDGRWLYVTASRYEQGEGIIAVYDAEKEYQRTDTFDLNGIGPHELTMHPDGETLVIGLGGILTHPDYDRIKLNLDTMDPALLLMNRHSGKIVGRFKPPHHQQSARHVSVSGSGRVYVAFQYQGPQYETPPLLARLEQGKLREYRFDADTQKAMANYIASVVAHPENDLVAAASPVGGTAIIFRGSTGELVNRASIADCAGVQALAGGDFLISSGQGKLVRMGATTPARELADLPVYWDHHLV is encoded by the coding sequence ATGCGTTTGCACCGGCGGACCCTTCTCAAAGCATCCGTTGGCGGTGGTATTGCACTGGCCCTGACCGGCTGTTCAATGCTTCCGCGAAAAGCCTCGGGCGAACCAGACCACTATGCCGGCGCCATCGGCTTGCCGGATGGCAGCTTTGGCGTCAGCGCGTTCGATCGCACCGGTAACGTCCTCTGGCAAACGCCGGTTCAAACACGCTGCCACAGCGGGTGCAACCGGCCTGCCAGGGGCGAAACCCTTTTCTTTGATCGTCGCCCCGGATGGTCGTTTTATGTGTTCGATACAACGACCGGAGCTTTCAAACACCGCATAGACGCGGCAGCCGGCGAGCACTTCGTGGGCCACGGTGTTTTTTCCCTGGATGGCCGCTGGCTATACGTAACCGCCAGCCGGTACGAACAGGGCGAAGGCATTATTGCGGTATACGACGCGGAAAAGGAGTACCAGCGAACCGATACCTTCGATCTTAACGGCATTGGTCCCCACGAGCTGACCATGCACCCGGACGGCGAAACCCTGGTGATCGGACTCGGGGGTATCCTGACCCACCCAGACTACGACCGTATAAAGCTGAATCTGGATACCATGGATCCTGCCCTGCTTCTGATGAATCGTCATTCCGGCAAAATCGTTGGCCGTTTCAAGCCGCCCCATCATCAGCAAAGTGCCCGCCATGTAAGCGTCAGCGGGAGTGGCCGAGTGTACGTGGCCTTTCAATATCAGGGACCGCAGTACGAAACGCCGCCCCTACTGGCGCGCCTTGAACAGGGAAAACTGCGGGAATACCGATTCGATGCGGACACCCAGAAAGCTATGGCCAACTACATAGCCAGTGTCGTTGCCCATCCAGAGAACGACCTTGTTGCTGCTGCCTCACCTGTTGGTGGCACAGCCATTATCTTCAGGGGCAGTACCGGTGAACTGGTGAACCGCGCCTCCATCGCCGATTGCGCCGGTGTCCAGGCCCTTGCCGGGGGCGACTTCCTGATCTCCTCCGGCCAGGGCAAGCTGGTTCGGATGGGCGCTACCACACCGGCCAGGGAACTGGCAGATCTTCCTGTTTACTGGGATCACCATCTGGTCTGA
- a CDS encoding GIY-YIG nuclease family protein: protein MVRTASGALYTGITTDVERRFREHQAGAPRGARSLRGKGPLELVFSAAAGDRSQASRLEWHIKQWPRLRKEALARGELSLPDDV, encoded by the coding sequence ATGGTTCGAACCGCCAGTGGAGCGCTCTACACCGGAATCACGACCGACGTTGAACGACGTTTCCGGGAGCATCAGGCGGGCGCGCCCAGGGGCGCCCGTAGTCTGAGGGGAAAGGGACCATTGGAACTGGTCTTCAGCGCCGCCGCTGGCGACAGAAGCCAGGCTTCCCGTCTGGAGTGGCACATCAAGCAGTGGCCCCGGCTAAGGAAAGAGGCCCTTGCCCGGGGTGAACTCAGCCTGCCAGATGACGTTTGA
- a CDS encoding 23S rRNA (adenine(2030)-N(6))-methyltransferase RlmJ, with translation MLSYLHAFHAGNFADVQKHSSLALALAMMQSKTSGIACFDTHAGSAIYDLRSERARKTGEADYGVQKVWSGRDRLRSGDWKPFLDVLAGFNAGDGELSVYPGSPVWYRHFLRPADALTLFELHPSESEQLAGWAAEAPVRVLKQDGLAGLLKQLPPKQPRLLTLIDPSYEIKSDYIEVAETLGKAWQKCRHGVYLIWYPILTSGLQQQLKDAVGRTGVRKVLCSEVHLRKPPERGMVGSGMLVVNPPWGFDSRLSAMMSDVAGPDVLNLTHDIGWLVPE, from the coding sequence ATGTTGAGCTATCTACACGCCTTCCACGCCGGCAACTTTGCCGATGTCCAGAAACACAGTTCACTGGCGCTTGCCCTTGCGATGATGCAGTCGAAAACATCCGGCATTGCCTGTTTCGACACCCACGCCGGCAGCGCCATATACGATTTGCGCAGTGAGCGAGCCCGAAAGACAGGAGAGGCTGATTACGGCGTTCAAAAGGTATGGAGCGGAAGAGATAGGCTAAGGTCCGGGGATTGGAAGCCGTTTCTGGACGTGCTGGCAGGATTCAATGCCGGTGATGGAGAGCTCTCTGTTTACCCGGGGTCTCCGGTGTGGTACCGGCATTTTCTACGGCCCGCGGATGCGCTGACGTTGTTCGAACTCCATCCATCCGAGAGCGAACAGCTGGCGGGATGGGCCGCCGAAGCCCCCGTCCGCGTGCTCAAACAGGATGGCCTGGCCGGCCTTCTGAAGCAGCTGCCACCGAAACAGCCACGGTTGCTCACGCTCATTGATCCTTCTTACGAGATCAAATCGGATTACATTGAGGTTGCTGAAACTCTTGGCAAAGCATGGCAGAAATGCCGTCACGGGGTTTATCTTATCTGGTATCCGATACTGACGAGCGGATTGCAGCAGCAGCTGAAAGACGCTGTCGGGCGTACCGGCGTGCGCAAGGTGCTGTGCAGCGAGGTGCATCTCAGAAAGCCGCCGGAGCGGGGTATGGTCGGATCGGGCATGCTGGTGGTGAATCCGCCCTGGGGCTTTGATTCCCGTTTATCGGCGATGATGAGTGATGTAGCCGGGCCAGATGTTCTGAATCTGACCCATGATATTGGATGGCTGGTGCCGGAATAG
- a CDS encoding OmpA family protein: MKKTILAFTVATFGLGGCMTYDPYTGEEKTSNATKGSIIGAIGGAAIGAATSSKSDRGKGALIGAASGAAIGGGVGYYMDKQEAELRRKLEGSGVRVVRNGDEIELIMPGNITFDLNESTIKPSFSGTLESVALVLKEFDKTIIQIEGHTDSSGSDSYNQLLSERRASSVRDFLLNQGIEPKRTRAVGYGERYPVASNDTPAGREQNRRVELTLVPMQ, encoded by the coding sequence GTGAAGAAGACGATTCTTGCATTTACAGTGGCAACGTTTGGTCTTGGTGGTTGTATGACCTATGACCCGTACACCGGCGAAGAGAAAACGTCGAATGCGACCAAGGGCAGCATTATTGGCGCGATTGGCGGTGCGGCCATCGGTGCCGCAACTTCAAGTAAGAGTGATCGGGGAAAAGGCGCCCTGATTGGCGCGGCCAGTGGCGCTGCTATCGGCGGTGGCGTTGGTTACTACATGGATAAGCAGGAAGCCGAGCTGCGTCGCAAGCTGGAGGGTTCCGGTGTTCGCGTAGTGCGTAACGGCGACGAGATCGAACTGATCATGCCGGGCAACATCACCTTTGATCTGAATGAATCGACGATCAAGCCTTCATTCAGCGGCACTCTCGAGTCAGTTGCCCTGGTGCTGAAGGAATTCGACAAAACGATTATTCAGATTGAAGGCCATACCGACAGCTCTGGTTCGGACAGCTACAACCAGCTGCTCAGTGAGCGTCGCGCCTCCTCAGTACGTGACTTCCTGCTGAATCAGGGCATTGAGCCCAAGCGTACCCGTGCTGTGGGGTATGGTGAGCGCTACCCTGTGGCCTCCAACGATACCCCGGCCGGTCGTGAGCAGAACCGTCGCGTTGAGCTGACGCTGGTGCCCATGCAGTAA
- a CDS encoding alpha/beta hydrolase: MLQHLLESALRQTMNRLVRPVLNPTVPVPLQRRIVRQAYRSSIPPKGAKFEATTVGGIPVTRTSFSIKPPGAVLYLHGGGYIIGSSSTHRGITGHLAKTSNCSIVTPDYRLAPEFPFPAALDDAEACWNGLLEQGLKPEQIAVAGDSAGGGLAVTLAMRLRDKQQPLPASLTVFSPWVDLTQEQLYEPECEPVLQPSWTSKAAKLYAGKESLSNPLISPVFGDLSGLPPLLIQVGSQEILLNDAERLAEAANRQDVETRLEIYNSLWHVFQVHSGQLDRATKAMETAGEHIKRHLAG; encoded by the coding sequence ATGTTGCAACACCTTCTGGAGAGTGCGTTGCGCCAGACCATGAACCGGCTGGTAAGACCGGTTCTCAACCCGACGGTGCCGGTTCCGCTTCAGCGACGCATTGTGCGCCAGGCTTACAGGAGTTCGATACCGCCCAAGGGTGCAAAATTCGAAGCCACCACGGTTGGCGGTATTCCCGTTACCCGAACCAGTTTCAGCATCAAGCCGCCCGGCGCTGTTCTCTATCTGCACGGCGGTGGCTATATCATCGGTTCTTCGAGTACCCACCGCGGCATAACCGGGCACCTGGCCAAAACCAGCAATTGCAGCATTGTTACGCCTGATTACCGGCTGGCACCCGAATTCCCCTTCCCCGCAGCTCTGGACGATGCGGAAGCTTGCTGGAACGGCCTGCTGGAGCAGGGCCTAAAGCCGGAGCAGATCGCTGTCGCCGGGGATTCCGCCGGCGGCGGCCTCGCCGTTACCCTGGCCATGCGGCTACGCGACAAGCAGCAGCCCCTCCCGGCATCGCTAACCGTATTTTCACCCTGGGTAGACCTCACTCAGGAGCAGCTCTATGAACCCGAATGTGAGCCGGTACTCCAGCCAAGCTGGACCAGTAAGGCAGCAAAGCTCTATGCCGGAAAGGAGTCCCTGAGCAATCCGCTTATCTCACCGGTATTCGGCGACCTGAGCGGCCTGCCGCCCCTGCTGATCCAGGTGGGTAGCCAGGAGATTCTGTTGAATGATGCCGAGCGGCTGGCTGAAGCGGCGAACCGTCAGGATGTGGAAACCCGCCTGGAGATATACAACAGCCTCTGGCACGTTTTTCAGGTGCACAGCGGTCAGCTCGACAGGGCCACAAAGGCGATGGAAACCGCTGGCGAACACATCAAACGTCATCTGGCAGGCTGA
- a CDS encoding di-heme oxidoredictase family protein has translation MMRPFALIGALAIASAPVSAQTHAGYPIQTTPATGGEGTVQQSDTNAYSLPQGNLSMTKRLDFSVGNSFFRNPWVEAPASTDARDGLGPLFNTNSCQGCHIKDGRGHPPGVDEPTVSLFLRLAVPADPVRDAEILRKQGFKPAPVYGSQLQTAALPAAKPEADLVIEWTPVKKTLADGTVVELRKPVYRIENPNYGPLPDDLLVSPRVAPQMIGMGLLEAIPIEKLQALHDPDDADGNGISGKLNQVWDLATEQTRPGRFGWKAAEPDVHQQSMGAFAGDMGLTSTLKPTTDCMPEQNCERFAHGGEPEVSDKVANFVTFYARSLAVPARRNLESGSVQQGAKLFNEIGCAGCHTPRHQTGEVAERPDLSNQTIWPYTDLLLHDMGPALADGRDEFLANGNEWRTPPLWGIGLAQVVNPQAGFLHDGRARTLEEAVLWHGGEAATAAERYRQMSSGDRAALIDFLNSL, from the coding sequence ATGATGAGACCGTTCGCCTTGATCGGTGCGCTGGCAATTGCCAGCGCACCCGTCTCCGCCCAAACCCACGCGGGTTACCCTATTCAGACCACTCCCGCCACCGGTGGCGAGGGGACGGTTCAGCAGTCAGATACCAACGCCTATTCGCTGCCCCAGGGCAATCTGTCCATGACCAAGCGTCTGGATTTCAGCGTGGGCAACAGCTTCTTCCGGAACCCCTGGGTCGAGGCACCGGCGAGCACCGATGCCCGTGATGGCCTTGGTCCGCTGTTCAACACCAACTCCTGCCAGGGATGCCACATCAAGGATGGTCGCGGACATCCCCCCGGTGTTGATGAACCGACAGTTTCCCTGTTTCTGAGGCTGGCAGTGCCTGCTGATCCGGTACGGGACGCCGAAATTCTGCGCAAGCAAGGTTTTAAACCGGCACCGGTCTACGGCAGCCAGTTGCAGACCGCTGCACTTCCCGCAGCGAAACCGGAGGCCGACCTCGTCATTGAATGGACGCCGGTGAAAAAGACCCTGGCGGACGGCACTGTTGTGGAATTGCGCAAACCTGTGTATCGCATCGAAAACCCAAACTACGGTCCGTTGCCCGACGACCTGCTGGTTTCACCCCGGGTAGCACCGCAGATGATCGGAATGGGCCTGCTGGAAGCCATCCCCATCGAAAAACTGCAAGCCCTTCATGACCCTGACGATGCCGACGGCAATGGCATTTCCGGAAAACTCAACCAGGTCTGGGATCTGGCAACGGAACAGACGCGGCCCGGCCGATTTGGCTGGAAGGCAGCGGAGCCGGATGTCCACCAGCAAAGCATGGGTGCCTTCGCCGGCGATATGGGCCTGACCTCGACCCTGAAACCCACGACCGACTGCATGCCCGAGCAGAACTGTGAGCGGTTCGCCCATGGCGGCGAACCGGAAGTCAGCGATAAGGTTGCCAACTTTGTGACCTTCTATGCCAGGAGCCTCGCCGTTCCGGCACGCCGAAATCTTGAGTCCGGTTCGGTTCAACAAGGAGCAAAACTGTTCAACGAAATTGGCTGCGCTGGTTGTCATACTCCCCGACACCAGACGGGTGAGGTAGCCGAACGCCCGGATCTCAGCAATCAGACTATCTGGCCCTACACAGATCTGCTGCTCCATGACATGGGCCCAGCTCTGGCGGATGGACGTGATGAATTCCTGGCCAATGGCAACGAATGGCGAACACCCCCGCTGTGGGGCATTGGACTGGCGCAAGTAGTGAATCCTCAGGCCGGGTTCCTGCACGATGGTCGCGCCCGCACACTGGAAGAAGCCGTGCTCTGGCATGGTGGTGAGGCAGCGACCGCCGCCGAACGCTACCGCCAGATGTCGTCCGGGGATCGTGCGGCCCTGATTGATTTCCTGAATTCACTCTGA
- a CDS encoding imelysin family protein encodes MKSMFRPAPLALTVAAMLTAGCAYTPWASEKPEPATKASVVEHYADLAHANYEDALITARALDDATDRLIANPTEENLAAAKEAWLAARIPYQQTEVFRFGNAIVDDWEGQLNAWPLDEGLIDYVKADGYQHELGNSGATANIIASKSINVGGETLNVASLSPALLADLNEVGGSEANVATGYHAVEFLLWGQDLHGFESGAGERPVTDYAEGADCTNGNCERRGEYLDAVTDLLVSDLEWMVAQWAPGANDNYRAQLTAADANEGVQKMLFGMGSLSLGELAGERMKVALEANSYEDEHDCFSDNTHNSHYYNGQGIQNVYTGTYRRVDGSLVTGPSLSDLVQQSNPELDARLNNQLDASMEALALMKARAESSENPMVFDTMIAPGNAEGTRIVNGAIMALVAQTGSIEQAARDLGIEALSPDDAGHAF; translated from the coding sequence ATGAAATCCATGTTTCGTCCGGCCCCACTGGCGCTGACAGTGGCCGCCATGCTAACTGCGGGATGCGCTTATACTCCCTGGGCCTCAGAGAAGCCAGAACCCGCTACCAAGGCTTCCGTAGTTGAACACTATGCCGACCTTGCTCACGCCAACTATGAAGATGCCCTGATTACCGCCCGCGCGCTGGACGACGCTACCGATCGGCTGATTGCCAACCCGACCGAAGAGAACCTTGCAGCCGCAAAAGAAGCCTGGCTCGCCGCGCGAATCCCCTACCAGCAAACTGAAGTATTCCGGTTTGGCAACGCTATTGTCGATGACTGGGAAGGACAACTGAACGCCTGGCCGCTGGATGAGGGCCTGATCGATTACGTCAAGGCTGACGGCTACCAGCACGAGTTGGGCAACTCCGGGGCCACCGCCAATATCATCGCGAGCAAAAGCATCAATGTGGGCGGTGAAACATTGAATGTGGCCTCTCTTTCCCCTGCACTCCTGGCCGATCTGAACGAAGTAGGCGGATCTGAAGCCAACGTGGCTACCGGCTACCATGCAGTTGAATTTTTGCTCTGGGGCCAGGATCTGCATGGTTTCGAAAGCGGCGCCGGTGAGCGCCCGGTTACGGATTACGCCGAGGGCGCTGATTGCACCAATGGCAATTGTGAACGTCGCGGGGAATACCTGGACGCGGTAACCGACCTTCTGGTCTCAGATCTGGAGTGGATGGTGGCCCAGTGGGCACCCGGTGCCAACGACAATTATCGCGCCCAGCTGACTGCCGCCGACGCCAATGAAGGTGTTCAGAAAATGCTGTTCGGAATGGGCTCCCTGTCCCTGGGTGAACTGGCCGGTGAACGGATGAAGGTTGCCCTGGAGGCCAACTCCTACGAAGATGAGCACGACTGCTTCAGCGACAATACCCACAATTCCCATTACTACAACGGCCAGGGCATCCAGAATGTCTATACCGGCACCTACCGTCGTGTCGACGGCAGCCTGGTGACTGGACCCTCTCTGTCTGACCTTGTTCAGCAGAGCAACCCTGAACTGGATGCGCGCCTGAACAACCAGTTGGATGCGTCCATGGAAGCCCTCGCCCTGATGAAGGCTCGTGCAGAGAGCAGCGAGAACCCCATGGTATTCGATACCATGATCGCACCGGGGAACGCCGAAGGTACCCGGATCGTCAACGGCGCGATCATGGCGCTGGTCGCCCAGACCGGATCCATTGAGCAGGCTGCGCGGGACCTTGGCATCGAAGCCCTGTCTCCGGATGACGCCGGTCACGCGTTCTGA